Below is a genomic region from Sneathia sanguinegens.
ATACAAAAACTAATTTGCAAAATTATATAGAAAAGGCTAAAGAACAAGAACAAAAAGATAAAAAAGAATTTGAAGAAAAAGTTAAGAAATTAAAAAAAGATAAATGCAGAACACAAACAACAAAGAGGGAAAAACCTGAATTAACAAAAGGTTATTCATCAAAGATTTCTGCAATATTTGCAGCTTTAAATCATATCAGTTTATTCAATAAAGGATATGAAATATCTAAAGGTGCTGATGGAAAATACTACATTAGATTATTAACAGATGAAACTTATAAAATTAGAAATTAAATTATAAAAATAAAGCCTACGCCTTAATTTTCAAAGGGTGTAGGCTTTTTATTATACTACTAAGCCCAATTTACAAATGAAATAATAGAATAGAAAAATATAGAAAATAGTGATATAATCAAAGAAAAGTAAAAAAAAGGAGCTAGATATGGAATATTCACCGATTTCAGTGGAAGAAAAATGGGGCAAAAGATGGGAAGAAGCTAAAATTTTCAAGAGCCAAAATTTTGTTGAAGGTAAAGAAAATTACTATTTATTAGAAATGTTTGCTTATCCATCAGGTAAATTACATGCAGGGCATCTAAGAAACTATACATTAGGGGATGCTATTGCAAGATATAAAAAAATGAAAGGTTTTAATGTGTTGCACCCTTTTGGTTGGGATTCTTTTGGATTACCTGCCGAAAATGCAGCTATAGATAATGGAGCAGAACCTAGTGTTTGGACAGCAAAAAATATAGAAAATATGAAAAGACAACTAAAACTTATGGGAATTTCATATGATTGGAGTAGAGAAATTGCTACTTATAAGCCTGAATATTATAAATTTAATCAAAAGTTTTTTATAGAAATGTATAAAAAGGGCCTAGTGTATAAGAAAAAATCATATGTAAATTGGTGCCCAGATTGTAATACGGTTTTAGCAAATGAACAAGTAGAACAAGGAAAATGTTGGCGTCATGGTAAAACAGATGTTGTTCAAAAAGAATTATCACAATGGTATTTTAAAATAACAGC
It encodes:
- a CDS encoding DUF5633 domain-containing protein, producing the protein MKKRTVVIALSSILFLSGTAFGNGYTKTNLQNYIEKAKEQEQKDKKEFEEKVKKLKKDKCRTQTTKREKPELTKGYSSKISAIFAALNHISLFNKGYEISKGADGKYYIRLLTDETYKIRN